A stretch of the Perca fluviatilis chromosome 17, GENO_Pfluv_1.0, whole genome shotgun sequence genome encodes the following:
- the LOC120545152 gene encoding tripartite motif-containing protein 16-like, giving the protein MEQKGVQLDRETFSCAICLDLLKDPVTTPCGHSYCMNCIKRHWDGEDHKYSYSCPQCRQSFTPRPVLLKNTMLADLVEELKKTGLQAAPADHCYAGAEDVACDFCTGRKLKAHKSCLQCLASYCEKHLQPHYESETFKKHKLVEPSKKLQEDVCSRHDEVMKMFCRTDQQLICYLCPVDEHKGHYTVSAAAERAERQRELEGSRQNIQQRIQDREKDVKLLQQQAEAINRSADKAVKDSEKIFCELIRLLEKRSSDVEQQVRSQQKSEVSQVKELQEKLEQEITELKRKDAELKKLSHTEDHNQFLHNYPSLSPLSQSASSIHLTPLSCFEDVTAAVSEVRDKLQDVLREKWTNVSLTGTEVDVLLPQPEPKTRAGFLKYSCEITLDENTAHTLLLLSEGNRKATAMRKQQSYSSHPDRFTDWRQVLSRESLTGCCYWEVERTGVVYVAVAYKNISRAGGSDECVFGHNDKSWALYCNNNSYIFYYNNVQTPISGPVSSRVGVYLDHSAGILSFYSVSETMTLLHRVQTTFTQPLYAGLFLYPGASAELCKLK; this is encoded by the coding sequence ATGGAgcagaaaggagttcagctggaccgggaaaccttctcttgtgccatctgtctggatctactgaaggatccggtgactactccctgtggacacagctactgcatgaactgtattaaacGACACTGGGACGGAGAGGATCATAAGTACAGCTACAGCTGCCCTCAGTGCAGACAGAGcttcacaccgaggcctgtcctgctgaaaaacaccatgttagcagatttagtggaggagctgaagaagactggactccaagctgctcctgctgatcactgctatgctggagctgaagatgttGCCTGTGATTTCTGCACCGGGAGAAAACTGAAAGCACACAAGTCCTGTCTGCAATGTCTGGCTTCTTACTGTGAAAAACACCTTCAGCCTCATTATGAATCGGAGACAttcaagaaacacaagctggtggagccgtccaagaagctccaggaggacgtctgctctcgtcatgatgaggtaatgaagatgttctgccgtactgatcagcagcttatctgttatctctgccCTGTGGACGAACATAAAGGCCACTacacagtctcagctgcagcagagagagctgagaggcagagagagctcgaggggagtcgacaaaacatccagcagagaatccaggacagagagaaagatgtgaagctgcttcaacagcaggcggaggccatcaatcgctctgctgataaagcagtgaaggacagcgagaagatcttctgtgagctgatccgtctcctggagaaaagaagctctgatgtggagcagcaggtcagatcccagcagaaaagtgaagtgagtcaagtcaaagagcttcaggagaagctggagcaggagatcactgagctgaagaggaaagacgctgagctgaagaagctctcacacacagaggatcacaaccagtttctacacaactacccctcactgtcaccactcagccaatcagcatccagcatccatCTCACtcctctgagctgctttgaggacgtgacagcggccgtgtcagaagtcagagataaactacaggacgtcctgagagagaagtggacaaacgtctcactgacagggactgaagtggacgttttactgccacaaccagagcccaagaccagagctggattcttaaaatattcatgtgaaatcacactggatgaaaacacagcacacacactgctgttatTATCCgaggggaacaggaaagcaacaGCAATGAGAAAACAACAGtcttattctagtcacccagacagattcactgACTGGCgtcaggtcctgagtagagagagtctgactggatgttgttactgggaggtggagaggacaGGAGTAGTTTAtgtagcagtcgcatacaagaatatcagcagagcaggggggTCAGATGAATGTGTATTTGGACACAATGACAAATCTTGGGCATTATATTGTAACAACAAcagttatatattttattacaaCAATGTCCAAACTCCCATCTCAGGTCCTgtgtcctccagagtaggagtgtacctggatcacagtgcaggt